The Terriglobales bacterium nucleotide sequence CGCACTTCCTCGGCTGGACCGGTCTTAAAGGGCTCGTGAGACATACAGAAAGTATGACATTAGGCGTGCGGAAGCGCCTTGAACTGTGCTCCCAATGCCCTGATTTCGCGCCAAAAGTGCCTTAAAACTGCGCTTTTTATGCGCGAACCGTCACTTCAGGATCCCTCTTTCCGATCCCTCAACGAACTTAACGAGCCGCGCGACGTCGTCACTTAAGTCGCTCTCAGCCTTGAGTTTGGCCAGCGAATCCCCGACATTCATCTTCGAATTGAGCAGCACGCGATAAGCGCGATGGATTTTGCGCAACCGTTCCTTGCTGAATCCTTTGCGCTGAAGACCGACGGAATTCATCCCAAAGGCGTGTACTTCGCGCTTTGCGCTGGTTAACGAGAACGGAAGAACGTCCTGAGTGATGGTAGTGCCGCCGCCAATGTACGAATAAGCGCCGATGCGAACGAACTGATGTACCGGACATAGCGCCCCAACTACCGCATATTCTTCAACCGTTACATGTCCTGCGAGCGTGGCAGCGTTCGCCATGATCACGTTATCGGCGATCACGCAATCATGCGCGATGTGCGTGTACGCCATAATCAGGCAATTACTTCCAACGCGCGTAACGCCGCCGCCACTAGGAGTGCCGCGGTGAATAGTCACGCTCTCGCGAATTACGTTGTTATCGCCGATCTCGAGGCGGGTCTTTTCGCCCTTGAACTTCAGATCCTGAGGTTCTAATCCCAGCGTTGTGAAGGGGAAGACGCGGTTGTTGCTGCCGATTTTTGTTGGTCCGCCCAGCACTACATGCGGGAGAAGTTCGCACTTCTCGCCCATTACAACGTCTTCGCCGACGATGCAAAATGGGCCGATGATGCAGCTATCCGGAACCTCTGCGCGCGGATCGACGATCGCTGTGGGATGAATGCGTGAGCTCACGCCGGGCGGCTCACCAGCTGGCATGTCACGATAGCTTCGCAGGCAAGTTTGCCGTCTACCCAAACGTTGCCTTGCATCCTCACGGCTGTTGCGCGCCATGCCAGAACATCGACTTCGACGCGGAGCTGATCACCCGGCGTGACCGGCTTGCGGAACTTGGCGCGTTCAATGCCGGTGAACACCATGAGTTTCTGGTCGCGATCGGGAATCTCCGTCAGCAACAGCGCCCCACCCGCCTGGGCGATCGCTTCAACAATGAGGACCCCCGGCATGATCGGATAGCCCGGGAAGTGTCCGGCAAAGTGCGGTTCATTTGCCGTGACGTTTTTGATGGCGACGATGCGCTTCTTGCGCTCGATTTCGATCACGCGGTCAATGAGCAGGAATGGATAGCGATGCGGCAAGATCGCCTGGATCTCGGTTATATCCAGCGTCTTCTTTTCCATCGCCGACTGCTCGGGTTCCATCGTCGTCACGCTTGCTTGATCTTCTGCGCTCATGTCTGAAGCACGAAATTATAGTTTCTCGTGCGCACCATTGGCGAATTAAGAGCCGATGTGTAAGCTCAGGGACCATGATTACGGTGGCGGAGGCTCGCAGCCGCGAGCAACAACTCCTGCAAGATCTGAAAGCTCTGGTCGAGATCGAATCTCCCAGCAGCAGCAAGTCGGCCGTCGATCATCTTGCTGATTTCCTCGCCGCCAGGCTGGAACATCTCGGTGGGCATGCCCAAATTCATCGTGTGAGCGATTTCGGTAATCACGTACAAGCCGACTTTGCCGGCATATCGGAAACTAAGCCCATACTTCTCTTAGGCCACACCGACACGGTTTGGGATCTGGGAACTCTCAACCAGATGCCCTTCCGCTTGGCCGACGGTCGAGTATGGGGGCCCGGCGTGCTCGACATGAAGGGTGGCATTGCCATCGCCATGCACGCACTTGGGATGCTGCGCGAACACAACATTCCTCATCCTCCGGTCCGCACGCTGTTTGTCTCTGATGAGGAGGTAGGGAGCCATTCTTCGCGATCGATCACCGAGCGTCTCGCATTGGAATCACAAGCAGTTCTCGTTTTGGAACCGGGACAAGGCCTCGACGGAGCAGTGAAGACCGCACGCAAAGGCGTTGGAGTCTACGAACTTAAGGTCACAGGCGTGGCGGCCCATGCGGGCGTAGAGCCGGGACAAGGTGCGAGTGCGATTCATGAGCTCGCACATCAAATCGAGACTCTAACGTCGTTTATTGATTTCGACCGTGGCCTTACAGTCAACGCAGGTCTAATCAAAGGCGGAACGCGGAGCAACGTCGTGGCAGCGGAAGCCTGGGCTGAGGTC carries:
- the lpxA gene encoding acyl-ACP--UDP-N-acetylglucosamine O-acyltransferase is translated as MSSRIHPTAIVDPRAEVPDSCIIGPFCIVGEDVVMGEKCELLPHVVLGGPTKIGSNNRVFPFTTLGLEPQDLKFKGEKTRLEIGDNNVIRESVTIHRGTPSGGGVTRVGSNCLIMAYTHIAHDCVIADNVIMANAATLAGHVTVEEYAVVGALCPVHQFVRIGAYSYIGGGTTITQDVLPFSLTSAKREVHAFGMNSVGLQRKGFSKERLRKIHRAYRVLLNSKMNVGDSLAKLKAESDLSDDVARLVKFVEGSERGILK
- the fabZ gene encoding 3-hydroxyacyl-ACP dehydratase FabZ, yielding MSAEDQASVTTMEPEQSAMEKKTLDITEIQAILPHRYPFLLIDRVIEIERKKRIVAIKNVTANEPHFAGHFPGYPIMPGVLIVEAIAQAGGALLLTEIPDRDQKLMVFTGIERAKFRKPVTPGDQLRVEVDVLAWRATAVRMQGNVWVDGKLACEAIVTCQLVSRPA
- a CDS encoding M20 family metallopeptidase, with translation MITVAEARSREQQLLQDLKALVEIESPSSSKSAVDHLADFLAARLEHLGGHAQIHRVSDFGNHVQADFAGISETKPILLLGHTDTVWDLGTLNQMPFRLADGRVWGPGVLDMKGGIAIAMHALGMLREHNIPHPPVRTLFVSDEEVGSHSSRSITERLALESQAVLVLEPGQGLDGAVKTARKGVGVYELKVTGVAAHAGVEPGQGASAIHELAHQIETLTSFIDFDRGLTVNAGLIKGGTRSNVVAAEAWAEVDVRVKTMADAKLIDEKMHSLRPQDSRCKVEVSGGINRPPMERSERGVMLYRRAARVGESLGLKIDEQSTGGGSDGNFTAALGVPTLDGLGAVGEGAHAVHESILVEHIAPRVALLAGLIASL